In Candidatus Margulisiibacteriota bacterium, one DNA window encodes the following:
- a CDS encoding GIY-YIG nuclease family protein produces MSYFVYILECANQALYTGITTDLERRFAEHKGGKGARYTSANPPIRIRYSEKKTTRSAALKREAQIKSWSRTKKIALIKGAKGILKAAARYRSR; encoded by the coding sequence ATGTCCTATTTTGTTTACATCCTTGAATGTGCCAACCAAGCTCTTTATACCGGAATAACCACTGACCTGGAACGCCGCTTTGCTGAACACAAGGGTGGCAAAGGTGCACGCTATACATCGGCCAATCCTCCGATCCGTATTCGATATTCTGAGAAAAAAACCACGAGGAGCGCGGCGTTAAAACGCGAAGCCCAGATAAAAAGTTGGTCCAGAACTAAAAAGATCGCCTTAATAAAAGGTGCTAAAGGCATTCTTAAGGCCGCGGCAAGATACAGGAGCAGATAG
- the dusB gene encoding tRNA dihydrouridine synthase DusB — MIKIGTYKLPGKIIMAPLSGCTDLAFRLMARRYGAKLCFLEMADANSLVHQDVGITEFFKTNREDQPLAAQLVGGEPAAMVEALQRLLTLVKPAFIDINAACPVRKMVGKKAGSYLIFEPARLYRIVEGVVAASSLPVTVKLRTGFERRDRRHLLTIARNLAKRGVAAIFIHGRTRGQGYSGEVDYAAIKAVKEAVTIPVFGSGNIFSPELAKKMFDLTGCDGITVARGALGHPWIFRRIEHYLKDGKLSLEPSSRAKMTALKEHLALLAEHRRTSQLGWMRKVAIWYLKGFPDACEWRNRFGRAKSYEEMLGLIDEQQEKHQADPAEKE, encoded by the coding sequence ATGATCAAGATCGGCACTTATAAATTACCCGGCAAGATTATCATGGCGCCGCTCTCCGGCTGTACCGACCTCGCCTTCCGGCTCATGGCCAGGCGCTACGGTGCCAAACTCTGCTTTCTGGAGATGGCCGATGCCAATTCGCTCGTCCACCAGGATGTCGGCATTACCGAGTTTTTTAAGACCAACCGCGAGGACCAGCCGTTGGCCGCCCAGCTGGTTGGCGGCGAGCCGGCGGCGATGGTTGAGGCGCTCCAGCGTTTGCTGACCCTGGTCAAACCGGCTTTTATCGACATCAATGCCGCCTGCCCGGTCAGAAAAATGGTCGGCAAGAAAGCCGGTTCATATCTGATCTTTGAGCCGGCGCGGCTCTACCGGATAGTGGAGGGAGTAGTTGCGGCTTCGTCTTTACCGGTGACCGTTAAGCTCCGGACCGGTTTTGAGCGGCGGGACCGGAGACATCTCTTGACCATCGCCCGAAACCTGGCCAAGCGGGGAGTGGCGGCGATCTTTATCCATGGCCGGACCAGAGGGCAGGGCTATTCCGGTGAGGTTGATTACGCGGCGATCAAAGCGGTTAAAGAAGCGGTCACCATCCCGGTCTTCGGTTCGGGGAATATTTTCTCGCCGGAGCTGGCCAAAAAGATGTTTGACCTGACCGGTTGTGACGGGATCACGGTGGCGCGCGGCGCGCTCGGCCACCCCTGGATCTTCCGGCGGATCGAGCACTACCTCAAGGATGGGAAACTGTCACTCGAGCCTTCGTCCCGGGCCAAGATGACCGCCCTGAAAGAGCACCTCGCCTTGTTGGCCGAGCACCGGCGGACCAGCCAGTTAGGCTGGATGCGCAAGGTGGCGATCTGGTACCTGAAAGGTTTTCCCGACGCGTGCGAATGGCGCAACCGTTTTGGCCGGGCTAAAAGTTACGAGGAGATGCTCGGCTTAATCGACGAGCAGCAGGAGAAACATCAGGCCGATCCCGCAGAGAAGGAATAA
- a CDS encoding ZIP family metal transporter: protein MNLVWLYTMTAVAVVSLISLVGIFFVYLKDEWLQNTLLFLVSFSAGALFGDAFIHLLPAAFKDNGGGLSVPVALLAGILLFFILEKVVCWRHCHLPTSANHPHPLAWMNIIGDGLHNFIDGMVIAGSFLVSLPLGVTTTIAVILHEVPQEIGEFGVLVYAGLSRGRALLFNFLSALTAFLGAFVVLGLSLNDATITRVLIPLTAGGFIYIAGSDLIPELKKEVGLRRSCLQLLFLLCGIGLMFLLLLVD from the coding sequence ATGAATCTCGTCTGGCTTTATACCATGACCGCGGTCGCCGTCGTCAGTTTGATCTCGCTGGTGGGAATATTTTTCGTTTATTTGAAGGATGAATGGCTGCAGAATACCCTTCTTTTCCTGGTCAGTTTCTCGGCCGGCGCCCTCTTTGGCGACGCCTTTATCCATCTCCTCCCCGCAGCCTTCAAGGACAACGGCGGCGGCTTGAGCGTCCCGGTCGCCTTGCTCGCCGGCATCCTCCTCTTCTTTATCCTGGAAAAGGTCGTCTGCTGGCGCCATTGCCACCTGCCGACCTCGGCTAACCATCCTCACCCGCTCGCTTGGATGAACATCATCGGCGACGGCTTGCATAATTTTATCGACGGGATGGTGATCGCCGGCAGTTTCCTGGTCAGCCTCCCGCTCGGCGTGACCACAACCATCGCGGTCATCCTGCACGAAGTGCCGCAGGAGATCGGGGAATTTGGCGTGCTGGTCTATGCCGGCTTAAGCCGCGGCCGGGCCCTCCTCTTCAACTTTCTCTCGGCCCTGACCGCCTTCCTCGGGGCGTTCGTCGTGCTGGGGTTAAGTTTAAATGACGCCACGATCACCCGGGTCCTGATCCCGCTGACCGCCGGAGGTTTTATCTATATCGCCGGGTCTGACCTGATCCCGGAATTAAAAAAAGAGGTCGGCCTGCGCCGTTCCTGCCTGCAGCTCTTATTCCTTCTCTGCGGGATCGGCCTGATGTTTCTCCTGCTGCTCGTCGATTAA
- a CDS encoding anaerobic ribonucleoside-triphosphate reductase activating protein yields the protein MADLEIKGMTETSFLDWDGKIVTTLYLPLCNFRCPFCHNSGLVVNPHEFETIPLDKIEKYLLEHQDFLDGICLTGGEPLLHKGRGLRHFMRRIKNHGFLIKLDTNGADPDGLQELIDDKLVDYIAMDLKAPLDQRYDRLTGTKTELEQVKRSVQLIMGSGRNYEFRTTVVPGLLDLDDIKHMAEGIAGAKRFVLQQFVPGNCYDETLRKAQPYPKEKLVEMVEAARHFVPNTSLRGA from the coding sequence ATGGCTGACCTCGAGATCAAAGGGATGACCGAGACCTCCTTCCTCGATTGGGACGGCAAGATCGTCACCACCCTCTACCTGCCGCTCTGCAACTTCCGCTGTCCTTTTTGCCATAATTCCGGCCTGGTGGTCAACCCGCACGAGTTCGAGACGATCCCGCTGGATAAGATCGAAAAATACCTGCTGGAACACCAGGATTTTCTCGACGGGATCTGCCTGACCGGCGGCGAACCCCTCCTCCATAAGGGGCGCGGCCTGCGCCATTTCATGCGACGGATCAAGAACCACGGTTTCCTCATCAAACTGGATACCAACGGAGCCGACCCGGACGGCCTGCAGGAGCTGATCGACGACAAATTGGTCGATTATATCGCCATGGACCTGAAAGCGCCGCTCGATCAGCGCTACGACCGGCTGACCGGCACTAAAACCGAGCTCGAGCAGGTCAAACGATCGGTCCAGTTGATCATGGGGAGCGGCCGGAATTACGAGTTCCGCACCACCGTTGTCCCGGGGTTGCTCGATCTTGACGATATCAAACATATGGCCGAGGGGATCGCCGGAGCGAAACGCTTTGTCCTCCAGCAGTTCGTCCCCGGCAACTGTTATGACGAAACCTTGCGAAAGGCACAACCCTACCCCAAAGAAAAATTAGTCGAGATGGTCGAAGCGGCGCGGCACTTTGTCCCCAACACTTCCCTCCGGGGAGCGTGA